Proteins encoded in a region of the Rutidosis leptorrhynchoides isolate AG116_Rl617_1_P2 chromosome 9, CSIRO_AGI_Rlap_v1, whole genome shotgun sequence genome:
- the LOC139867012 gene encoding uncharacterized protein At2g23090: MGGGNAQKSKMAREKNLEKAKAAGKGSQLEANKKAMNIQCKVCMQTFICTTSEVKCREHAEAKHPKADVYACFPHLKK, translated from the exons ATGGGTGGAGGTAACGCTCAGAAATCAAAAATGGCCCGTGAGAAGAATCTCGAGAAGGCCAAAGCTGCTGGAAAAG GGAGTCAGCTTGAAGCTAACAAAAAAGCTATGAACATCCAG TGCAAGGTTTGCATGCAAACTTTTATTTGCACAACTTCGGAGGTGAAATGCAGGGAACATGCTGAAGCGAAACATCCGAAAGCTGATGTGTACGCCTGTTTCCCCCATTTGAAGAAATGA
- the LOC139868284 gene encoding zinc finger BED domain-containing protein RICESLEEPER 3-like, producing MMLDVALGYKEVFPNMKLKDKNYVCLPSENDWKIAHDICKKLKMFYELTAFFSGTAYPTANEFFFSKIQTENGRVFFGIIYAPLGDEEVKLAIKNVDDFFYALFTEYVKKRSVENDKETCTFSTTSGGDSNDSLSQYDEYVKEKQDGAPSLERSEYDKNEPVKPWTPDFDVLAWWKVNARDFPTLALIARDVLAIPVVVVDL from the exons ATGATGTTGGATGTTGCTTTAGGTTACAAAGAAGTGTTTCCGAACATGAAACTCAAAGATAAAAATTATGTTTGTTTGCCATCGGAAAATGATTGGAAGATAGCTCATGATATATGTAAGAAACTGAAGATGTTTTATGAGCTAACTGCATTTTTTTCGGGTACCGCATATCCTACAGCTAATGAGTTTTTTTTTTCTAAG ATACAAACTGAAAATGGTAGAGTATTTTTTGGGATCATATATGCTCCACTTGGAGATGAAGAAGTGAAACTTGCAATTAAAAATGTAGATGATTTTTTCTACGCGTTGTTCACAGAATATGTAAAGAAAAGAAGTGTTGAAAATGATAAGGAGACTTGTACTTTTTCAACAACTAGCGGTGGGGATTCGAATGATTCATTGTCTCAATATGATGAATACGTAAAAGAAAAACAAGATGGTGCTCCATCTCTTGAAAGATCAGAGTATGATAAGAATGAACCTGTGAAGCCTTGGACACCCGACTTTGATGTATTGGCGTGGTGGAAGGTGAATGCACGAGATTTTCCTACTCTAGCTTTAATTGCTAGGGATGTTCTTGCTATCCCG